CTCTACGGGGTGGCCCTGGTGTATTATCTCATCCGCAAAACCGACGGCATGGGCGGCGGCGATATCAAACTGCTGGCCATGATCGGTGCCGTCACCGGGGTGACCGGTGTCCTTTTCACTTTGTTTGCCGGATCATTTGCCGGCACGGGTGCGGGGATCGCAGCCATGATCAGAAACAGACATGCGGATCGCCGGATGCAGCTGCCTTTCGGGCCTTTCCTGTCCGCAGGCGCGCTGGTCTATGTTTTTTTCGGCGACCCCATCATTGACTGGTACTTTTTATGGGCAGTTTTTTGATTTTTTGCTGTAGACCCCTTTCAGACAAGGGTTTTTTTTAAAAAAAGGCAATAAACTCTTGACACACACGACACAACGACGTAACGTACCGCTGAAGCTGATTCAAATGCGTGTAACCCTCAGGCAACGCGGTTATGGACACTAAAACCAAATTTGTCCTTCCAAACCCAAAAAAAGGAGAAAAAAAGATGAACAAAGGCGATTTAATCAACAAGGTTGCAGAAGTACTGGAAAGTAAAAAAGATGCCCAAAAGGCTGTTGACTGTGTGGTTCAGGCAGTCACCGATGCGCTTGCCAACAATGATTCCGTGACCCTGGTGGGTTTTGGTACCTTTAAAACAGCGGAAAGAAAAGCCAGAAAAGGCAGAAATCCCCAGACCGGAAAAGAGATCGATATCCCGGCGAGAAACGTTCCCAAATTCATCCCTGGAAAAGCGTTGAAAGAAGCCGTTAAATAACGCGGCGTTCACTCACCTTCAACTCCTCCAGGCAATATCCGGATACTGCCGTCCTTGTACACCCATACCGGAGACTACCTGGAGGGGGTTTTTAAAAAATTCAAGCCGTCCATTGCCCAAGATATGCGTCAATGCTTTGCAGTGCATTGCGTTGGCGCATGTCCAGGTTTTCCGGCTTGAATTCCGGATCTGCCAGATCGGCTATGGCCTCTGGATGGGTGAATTTTTCATCACCGCGAAATCCCGTGA
Above is a window of Desulfotignum balticum DSM 7044 DNA encoding:
- a CDS encoding HU family DNA-binding protein translates to MNKGDLINKVAEVLESKKDAQKAVDCVVQAVTDALANNDSVTLVGFGTFKTAERKARKGRNPQTGKEIDIPARNVPKFIPGKALKEAVK